The DNA region AAAACTGAGATTCATTAATGGAATACTTACGACACAATTCTGCTACTGACATTTCTGCTCGTAAAGCTTCCATAACAATCTGAATTTTTTGTTCAGAACTAAAGTTTCTTCGTGTGTTTCTACGAATGTCTTTGATGAAATTCTCTGCTGTTTTTTTCTTGGGTGTTCTCATAATATCAAATTTAAGGATTTTGAAAATACTCTCTTAGTTTTGACTTAAATCAGTACACTTTTTGCTGACGATTTACACATAACATCACAACTTGGCAACATACTTCCTGAACGAAGGCTTAAACTTATTGTAATTCTCAAGCTTTTCAAACCACTTAGCATGCAGCTGGCTTTCATACTGGATGATGACAGCCCAAGTTTTCATTAACTCTTTATCTTGTTTGTCAAAAACGGTTTCGCAAAAATTCCAACTCATAAAGGCATACAACTCATATTTAATTTTTTGATCTCCGCTAAAAGCCATTTCATACTGTTGTGTTAGTTCAAAATTTCTAAAAGAAGGATTATCCATTGCTATTTTCAACAATTCCATATAAGTCGAATCAAAAACATCATACGAATTGGTCGTTTTGTCTCTAAACCAAAAGATAACATATAATAAAATAGCAACAGCTGCCAGTAAGGTAGCAACAGAGTCTACTAATAAACTCCAAAATTCAATTGTTGTCATGGTAATGGGGTATTGGTTAGTATAATTTGTTCCGGGATTTTATCAAGTAAGGAGATTAGAACTGAGTCGTTCGATTCTTTTTCATAAATTTCAAGATACAATCGTTGAATTAAATCTTTAATACTTTCTTTTTCTAGAATTTCTCTGGGAGGTTTAGGGGCTACCATCAAAAGCATTTCTGTAGATGCAGTACCATCCAAAGAAGGTAAAATATAAGTAACATTAGACAGTAAATAAGCGCCGTTACGTATATAAAACTGAATTCTTTTTTTGCGCTGCTCTTTATTGGAACCAAATTGAAAATGCTCTACCTCTAGTAATAAAAATTGTTTATTTTTGATTGTCATTTGCACCAAAAATTGAAAAAATTGAGTGCCAAATTCTAAACCTCGACAATTATTTTTAACTGCTAAATAATCCAATAATACAAAAGGTGATTTTTTAAAACCCCACAACAAGGCCATTGCGACTACTTGCTTTTTTACAATCCCAACAAACAACTGAGATTGACCGGTCTTCACTCGCTCAATGACAGTAACCATAGACTGACGCTCACTAGAAGGAAAAGCTTCACTATAAATAACCATTGCCTCTTGGAAACGGCTGCTGTTACAATCTTGGATATGTTGATAATCAATTGCCAAAATCTTAGTCTTTTTGGGCATTAGGATTAGATATAACCAAAGAAGGTGTGCCATCTTGCAGGAGACAATCCACTATAGCTCCATTCAAATATTGAATACTCATGCTATCAACTACAACGTCGAAATTATTTTCCTGAACTTTATAATTCAAAACCAAATCATCTTCATTGATCTCATTATCAATGGTACACGAATATTGATATCCGTTGGGGTGACTTAATCCAATATACAATCGGAATTTTGCATCCAGTAAGTTCTCTGCTTTTAAAATTTCTATGATTTGAATTTTAGCAACTTCTGTAATAGTAATCGAAACTTCCATAATCGAGAGCTATATAATATTTTTAATAAATTGTGCAGGAATACCCCCTACAATTGTGTTATCGGGAACATTTTTTGTAACAACTGCTCCAGCGGCAACAATGGCATTTTCGCCAACGGTTACTCCTGGCAATATAATAGCTCCAGCACCAATCCAAGCATTCTTTTTAATCACAATTTTAGCTAAGTCTAACGATTT from Flavobacterium nitratireducens includes:
- a CDS encoding HesB/IscA family protein — encoded protein: MEVSITITEVAKIQIIEILKAENLLDAKFRLYIGLSHPNGYQYSCTIDNEINEDDLVLNYKVQENNFDVVVDSMSIQYLNGAIVDCLLQDGTPSLVISNPNAQKD